In a single window of the Acyrthosiphon pisum isolate AL4f chromosome X, pea_aphid_22Mar2018_4r6ur, whole genome shotgun sequence genome:
- the LOC100161910 gene encoding histone-lysine N-methyltransferase SUV39H2-like, translated as MADNPLSEKLEEQIMNLNISNKSCSSGIISPQATNTDDSNNDDIKNSSCSKSMAIKTKIICSDNQKSECDIISSKNTISKCQEKSDENDWEDIDDKRDAFISDLPDYTVLLTNPVYLASNVDQQKIYYFMNSDPVARRFINEKSLFDQDIWAYDKNEIVEIVDYKCSIDKSFYLVKWKNWSVGFNTWETDEALKFCKEHIFEFKNKNHFFNKHVNIMHLMLSRQVITRLFDLYRTSTGLCLQLSTLEEVSITSNALGHGNKNARRLRKMCLKTQLALLSLDFFRERQVRELKDWEIHIKIISPNCNIKVENNMDLEDPPISFVYITDYYIPEGKIIIPDNPPSGCLCKNDCSFDINCCKTLSGSVAYDKMKNVVVTADCPIFECNKKCQCSSSCINRVVQHGSKVKVCIYKSTFSGWALKTCQNIYKGQFVGIYVGEIITVKEYNQRLQNSSSSIDYMWKLDFNDTTNFKYIVDNTHYGNFTRFINHSCKANLSIHSVWINCFDRYLPYLALFANRTIVADEELTTDYFIGRGKDSLKKSGIKCKCKMKKCKGYYF; from the exons ATGGCCGACAATCCCCTGTCTGAAAAACTCGAGGAGCAAATTATGAATTTG aatatttctaataaatcatGTTCATCTGGAATAATTAGTCCTCAGGCTACAAACACCGATG ACTCCAACAATGATGATATCAAGAATAGTTCATGTAGTAAATCAATGGCAATAAAGACTAAAATAATCTGTTCTGATAACCAAAAATCAGAGTGTGATATTATTTCATCCAAGAATACAATTTCTAAGTGTCAGGAGAAGAGCGATGAAAATGATTGGGAGGACATCGATGACAAAAGAGATGCATTTATAAGTGATTTACCAGATTATACAGTACTATTAACGAACCCTGTATATTTAGCGTCAAATGTtgatcaacaaaaaatatattattttatgaattcagATCCTGTAGCAAGAcgttttattaatgaaaaatcacTTTTTGATCAAGACATTTGGGCGTATGATAAAAACGAAATTGTTGAAATTGTTGATTATAAATGTTCCAtagataaatcattttatttagttaagtGGAAAAATTGGTCAGTAGGATTTAATACATGGGAAACTGATGAAGCTCTAAAATTTTGTAAAGAAcacatatttgaatttaaaaataaaaatcatttttttaataagcatgtAAATATAATGCATCTAATGTTATCTAGACAAGTTATCACACGATTATTTGATCTATACAGAACTTCAACTGGATTATGTTTGCAATTAAGTACACTTGAAGAAGTTTCTATTACATCCAATGCTCTTGGACATGGTAATAAAAATGCACGAAGACTTCGAAAAATGTGTTTGAAAACACAGTTGGCACTTTTATCTTTGGATTTTTTTAGAGAACGACAAGTTCGTGAACTTAAAGATTGGgagatacatataaaaataatttcaccgaattgtaatattaaagtagAAAATAACATGGACCTTGAAGATCCACCAATTTCATTTGTGTACATAACTGATTATTATATTCCTGAAGGCAAAATTATCATTCCAGACAATCCGCCATCCGGTTGTCTTTGTAAAAATGACTGTtcatttgatattaattgttgCAAAACATTATCTGGTTCAGTTGCTtatgataaaatgaaaaatgtagtaGTAACCGCTGATTGTCCAATATTTGAATGTAATAAGAAATGTCAATGTTCGTCATCCTGTATTAATAGAGTAGTTCAACATGGTAGCAAGGTAaaagtttgtatttataaatctaCGTTCTCTGGCTGGGCACTAAAGACTtgtcaaaacatttataaagGTCAATTTGTAGGCATATATGTTGGCGAAATTATTACAGTTAAAGAATATAATCAACGTTTACAAAATTCCTCATCTTCTATCGATTACATGTGGAAATTAGACTTCAATGatacaacaaattttaaatacattgttgATAATACACATTATGGCAATTTCACAAGATTCATCAATCATTCATGTAAGGCAAACTTGAGTATACATTCTGTATGGATTAATTGCTTTGATAGATATTTGCCATACTTGGCTTTATTTGCTAATAGAACAATTGTTGCTGACGAAGAACTTACTACTGATTACTTTATCGGTAGGGGTAAAGATTCTTTGAAAAAAAGTGGcattaaatgtaaatgtaaaatgaagAAATGTAAaggctattatttttaa